AAAGAGAACTTTTTTCTATCTATAGTGGTCGTGATAGTTTCGTGATCTCCTTTCCGCTATCGACAGCACATTTTAATTGAACATCTCATGAATTCAGCTTCCTTTCAGTGTCATGTCTTTTCATCAAGTTACAAACAGCTGCTCATGTATTTTTTGTTAACACACTCGGAGCCACACACTTTAACACTCTCGTCAGGTTCGTTTTTCCTTAAGACCCCTCATTAGTTATCAATCCACAAATTACCTAACCCGAAAAAACCGTCACCATTTCTCggcaagaagagaaaatattccttaatgttttatgaaaaaaaaaaagcgtgtATATCCTTTCAGAGAAAATGTGCTTCACATATGTGTAATGCGATGCAGTGAgctatttttagttatttttattaaaaaatatatatatatataaaccaTCTCTTCTATTTTGTCGGTTAATCTCTCAAAAATGTACTTAGTCACATTTTGGTCGAGGGAGAGAGAGATCTCGAGTGCCTCAGCGTCTGATAATATGAAACTAATAATAAGATTGTGGGTTTTATGTCATCACACACATCTGTGTGCTTAAACTGAtgaatttatttacataagTAAGAGACATTTTATTTCCTAGTCTTCACACATGAAAAGAATTCGATTGCTTATCAACAATTTCCACTCCACTAGTTTTAAATGTGTTACCCGTGACATGGATATCATTCGAGGCGTAGAGGTACTTAATCTTCAAACCTATGTCTTATTGGAAACTGTCAGAAATAACTTAGCTGTTTTCACCGCCCAAAGTACAAAGTTTTATTACATAGATAGCGATGAAATATCAGAGTTTCTGTATCGAAAACATGATATCTTTACCACGTGCAGTGAACGTTCCACTTACTTCCTCGCACGTGCAGATAACGATGTCTACGGGCTGAGTTACTGTGCGGGTGTCTCATGCATTCGGTGTTctttaaatatgttttaaattgtACTTTATCTAAATACCCGATCGTTATCCTTATAATAAATGGCAAATAAcatgtattttcatttcaaactctTGAGGGCGCGGTCGGTAAGATGGCTATTGACATGTTCTGACAAACCAAGAAGTATAGGTGTGTGAATTTAAGCAAGAACTTAAGAGCTAGAATTATCATATTTATtgagagttaatttttttttataacatgaCGGGTTATTTTATCTCAGATAGGATAAATAAAACagcatatttttattattgGATGAAATTCATACTTAACTGGTTACTGCAAAAAGCAACCCTATACAACAACAGGGCTCTGTGAAGCATAAAATCGAAAATCTAAGAACGCTATCCTATTTTCTTACAATACTGCACATTTATTGCTCCTGCCTCCTATGAATGTCACTACTCAGTAACAACGCCAGCGGTCCTCTTATCTCAACTGAATAAAACCTAGTTTCCATATCTTCTCGTTTAACCTCAACTAACAGGCGAGTGGGATCGGTTCGTAAAATTTCTTAGTTCTATTTCTGACGTTGGGCGGTTTCTTTTCTCGATTTTAACCATCTCAATGGCTGGTCTCCCCTTCGTACAGCAAGAACGCAGCGCTTGATGAAACTCAGGAATTCTAAATACGTATACAATcggattgacaaaagagttagAATAATTAAGAGTGTTCATCATGAAATAAACCCATGCTATTAATGTCTCAGTTCCATATATATAGACTAATAGGTTCATGATAATGAAGGGAAGCCAGCATGCTAAAGCCAGTATGGACACCAGAAGTAGGGCCTTTGTTAAGCGTCTGTTTCGCGAAGCTCCATTTCGATGCTGTGAGGCAACACTCTCGCgttgaaaatttctccagaTCGCGATGTTACAGAAACATATGATGAGTGTTAGACCCGACGAAACGGggatgaaaaccaagaaaatagATTCAAATGAACTCAAAACATATGACAAAGTTGTTAATGTAGACACCAAGACAGCGGATGtccaaattaagaaaatgatgcCGCGGTATGTTCTGGTGGATAATGAACGGTGTTTAAACGGCCAAAATACGGCATAAAGTCTCTCGCAAGAAATAGAGGCTGCAGATATATATGAGCCATACATAAGTATGCTATCGAAACTTGTATAAAATATTCGGTAGGCCATGTGTTCAGAGTCATATTTTGCTGTCCAAAGCTGATAGTAACCTCCATTAACGTAAATATAAAAGGGCAGAGTGATGGCTCCTAACATCAaatcagcaaacgccatgttcatgactaaaaataaacttttcctaCGAAGTGGTTTGGTAACTGCAAAGAGAAGCAGAGTGAGCAAATTTCCTGCAATGATAAGGACCGAAGATAAAATGAGAGCACTGCATACTGCGATCCCTTCTGCCTTGGAAATAGAACTTCTTGTGGACGCAGACGCATTTTCCAAGGTCTTGTTCCCTGCCGACGAGTCAATCATTATAAACTTATGACTAAATGAACTACggtaaacagtttttttttccggaatAAAATGCGTTGTTTCAGAGGAGAGGAACTCAACCTTTTGAAACAACACCAAGCAACAGCAGCTGAAAAGTTATTTGTATTACGCGGTGATTATATTCAAGGCGTCACGTAGTCCAGGTAGACAAGACATTTCAGGTTCAACCAATACTGTCAATAAAATGGCTGTTTATCAAAAAATGTAGCAGCTGTTCATGTATTTTCCTGTTGAAATGGCAAGAATTGCACAGTTTTACGCTTGTTATggttttaacaaatttcttgtgTGGTTCATAATCTCTGCACTAGCAGACTAGGAAGTTATCTTTACTCAAGCAGAGATGATCTTCATTAGTGATAGACGAAAGGAATTACAATTCAGGATAATTAGCTCTAGAC
The sequence above is a segment of the Pocillopora verrucosa isolate sample1 chromosome 5, ASM3666991v2, whole genome shotgun sequence genome. Coding sequences within it:
- the LOC131793273 gene encoding adenosine receptor A3-like produces the protein MIDSSAGNKTLENASASTRSSISKAEGIAVCSALILSSVLIIAGNLLTLLLFAVTKPLRRKSLFLVMNMAFADLMLGAITLPFYIYVNGGYYQLWTAKYDSEHMAYRIFYTSFDSILMYGSYISAASISCERLYAVFWPFKHRSLSTRTYRGIIFLIWTSAVLVSTLTTLSYVLSSFESIFLVFIPVSSGLTLIICFCNIAIWRNFQRESVASQHRNGASRNRRLTKALLLVSILALACWLPFIIMNLLVYIYGTETLIAWVYFMMNTLNYSNSFVNPIVYVFRIPEFHQALRSCCTKGRPAIEMVKIEKRNRPTSEIELRNFTNRSHSPVS